A DNA window from Nycticebus coucang isolate mNycCou1 chromosome 1, mNycCou1.pri, whole genome shotgun sequence contains the following coding sequences:
- the LOC128589821 gene encoding torsin-1B-like, producing MRITIRAASALTSYLSYRAIYCCFAECCREEQLLNTSALKLDLEDKLFGQHVATEVILKALTCFRNNKNPKKPLTSSLHGGVGTGKNFVSQIVAENLHPKVLKRNFVHLFVSTLHFHHEQKIKLYRARTQISQLHANVSACANPVFIFDKMDKFYPGITDAIKPFLDY from the exons ATGCGCATCACCATCAGAGCAGCATCCGCCCTCACCAGCTACCTGTCTTACAGGGCCATCTACTGCTGCTTTGCTGAGTGCTGCCGTGAGGAGCAGCTGCTCAACACGTCAGCCCTCAAGCTGGATTTGGAGGATAAACTGTTTGGACAGCATGTGGCCACAGAAGTGATTCTCAAGGCACTGACTTGCTTCAGGAACAACAAAAATCCCAAGAAACCACTGACCTCTTCCTTACATGGTGGAGTTGGCACAGGCAAGAATTTTGTTAGCCAAATTGTAGCTGAAAATCTTCACCCAAAAGTCCTGAAGAGGAACTTTGTCCATCTGTTTGTGTCAACTCTGCACTTCCATCATGAGCAGAAGATAAAACTATACAGAGCTAGAACCCAAATCTCCCAACTACATG CTAATGTGAGTGCTTGTGCAAACCCTGTTTTTATATTTGACAAGATGGATAAATTTTACCCTGGTATCACTGATGCAATCAAGCCATTTCTAGACTACTAA